From Clarias gariepinus isolate MV-2021 ecotype Netherlands chromosome 1, CGAR_prim_01v2, whole genome shotgun sequence:
AACTATATTGTTATTCTGCaccaatcaaaagtcccagtttggcaTGAACACCTTTTGTGTGATGTATATATCACATGTATATATAAGCATGTGATGCAtgctttgtctttctgtctctctctttttccatttgcttctctctctccccatctTCCTCTTTTGCCTGACATTAACTacattactttactttactttactgaTGCTGTGTAATCCCCCGCAGTGTGTTTGGTGTCTTGAGTGGTTTAGGAGGTTAGGTCTGGGTTTTGAGTCGTCTGAAAGCTTGGAGGTAATATTAAAACTCCAGTCAGGAGCGGTTCAGGTGACCGAGCAGGTTTCTGGCACTGCAGTAACACGACAACAGACAGAGTAATGAGGACTGGGACTGCGCGTTGAAACAATCCTCCACATTGCTGagtgtttgttttaaaacaagatGAGCATAAAGTCCCCTCTTTCTTAACCTGAGTTGATAAGATACAGCTATGGTTTCTGTCTTTCCTGCAGTTCACAGTTCTTCATGGCCCGGAAAGATTTTATCCAGTCATGTTATTTCAGTGTCTAGTAGTGCAAAAACAGTGTAAATTTCCCCTTAAACATAAAACCATAATGATCCAGATCTGAGTATTAAAggtcttttaaaatatattaaagctACCAAAGACCAAGTACACTTGAGGTTCCTGTTTCTGGCTTAAATTTTTTAGCATCTGGAACTGATAAAGGAAATGTCAGGGATGAACAGCACACCCACAGTCAGagcaataaacatttaaatcaagAACGCTTGATTTTAGGACTGAACGATGCAGATTTTGCTAATGCCAAGACATTAAGCCAAGAGCTCTCTTTCTGCTTCTTTTCCTAGCGTGATGGATAAGGGCCACACGGTGAAGTTATTTGTGGGGAACTTGGCCCTGGACACCACGCAGGAGGAACTCTCCGCCATTTTCGAGTCCTACGGCCAAGTGGTGAGCTGCAGCGTCCTCAGGCAGTTCGCCTTCGTCCATCTGCAGGGAGAGGGCGCCGCCGAGCGGGCCATTCGGGAGCTCAATGGCCGAGAGTTCAAAGGTCGTAACCTGGTGGTGGAAGAGTCGCGAGGACGGCCGCTTCACTCCACCAAAGTGTTTGTGGGTAACCTGAGTGGCATGTGTACCACAGTGGACCTGAAGGAGCTTTTTCAGACTTTCGGGAAGGTCCtggagtgtgacaaagttaaaGGTAAGAGAACTGGTTTTAATAAAGATTAGTTTGAGTAGATCAGTTCAGACTTGAACCAATATCTGATAGACAGATAATGAGTGTATCCTCTGTACCTATAACAAAGGAAGCACAGAAgtgtgcagtgttttttttatttatttatttttttggaaaaaagctTAACATCAAGGCTCTTAAAAATGGGTGCGTTTTCAAAGCATTTGGGACGCAACGTGAAATACACAGCGTGAAAAGTAGATGATGGATGAGTCCAGAGATGACAAAGTAATGACAGAACTTGAGTTGAGTTGGGGAGCAAGGGCAAGATCAAACATGCAGCAAGGTGTGTTCAATTTACAGATAAGATCagaaattgtgatttttttttttcagtgagagAAAAAGCTGTTCATCTTGATTTGATAAAGTGTAGAGAAGAGaaacagtgttaaaaaaaaactggaggCTGCAGGTCAAAAAATTCATCAGGATTTGGATGCGTGGCTAGTTTTAATAAGGAAAATCGAAACTTATACCGGGGGTAGCTTAAACCACACAGAGGAAGAAGGGTTGATGGattgactttattttatagGGGTCAAATATTAGTCAGGTCAGGAAGCGGAAGTAGGAGTAAATACAGCAAGAGCCAGCTGTTGTGGTTATTTCAGTGAGGCAACTTTCACTACATTAGGCATGGAAATAGCAAAACCAAGCAAAACTTTCAGTGGTCTGATCAGTAAACCCCAACCACAGAAACAGACAGAATCCAGACTCAAACCAAAGTGCAATATTAAGTCTAATATGAGACCACAACTGTGAGTAAGCGACTCAACATCAAAATCGTCTAGCTGTATTTAGCTACAGTAGAGTTACTTAAACCTGGATTATCCTTACTTTTGTCTGTGCATACCCAAGATTGCTGTTACAAATGAGATGCTCTCTGGAACTGACTTTAAAAAACTAATCTTGTCTTTCAGATGTATTATAGACCATTAGTGAGTATTAACACTAAACATTTTACCTAacacatttagtttttaaattttacCGACCTCACATGTAGATTTCAAACCTTTCTAAAGGtctatcttgtatttttttggTTCCTATAGATAAGTCAATATTTTTGACTAGAAGATCAGTGTGTGCATTTTCAGCTTATGATACAGCACAAAGTTGtgtcaaaaaattttaaaattaagtcaacattttcatttgtcacatatgcaacatacacagtacgacaTGCAGTGGAAGGCTTACGTGAGTGACcggaaatatgaaaataaagtgTAAAGTACCATACATCAAatctgaacaaaaataaaatgaaaggaaataacATTAAGAATAAATTGTGCAAATACGAatgagaataaaatgaaaaaaaatatatgtacaagagaaaatataaagtagaaaTATGTAGAGATGCTTAGTAATGTAATGTGGTAATGGCATAAGGATACATGGCAGAAgcaattatgattatgattgtaaaacataaagTGCAGAGTTACCATTTCCATGATTGGATGATTTGGTGTTGAAGTGGCATCTAgtgattgttgttgttagtccCTTCAGATGCGTCATGTGTAAACCAGGCCATAAAGTTAGCAAGAGTGATGATTTGGGTGAGCAAGAAATGAAAATGACATAATATCATGGCCATCAGTGAGAGTGTTATCATGGGTATTACTGAAACGGAAGTGAGTCCACTGCTTTTTCACTTTGTCCATTCTAGATGGGTATGTCCACAGAATGCATTGTGAGATATGAAGTCATGAAGCTGCTGTAATGCCTAACTGAGGGAAGGGAAAATGTCCACAGACCGTCAGTGCCCACCTATGACTCTTCACATAGTAGTAAATAAAGATGGGGTTAAAACTGAGTCAGTTATATATTGTAAGTCTTTCATTTGGCTGTGACTCCTGGCacattaataaatttatatgtTTGCATAAGCAGTGGTAAGATGTTACCatttctctataatcctactGTTGGCGTGCTCTAAACTTTTCACCctttggcaggcagttcagcgtCCTGTGTGAAGGAAGTGgattaattaagttttttttttttagaattggaAGAACATCTAAAATtaggtaaataaatacataaaatttagATATCATTATACTTACAAAATAGCAATACAAATTCAGTTGACACCAAGGTATCGTAATAGTATCGTATcaggtggtccctggtgattcccttCTTTAGTATTAAAGGTAGGCAGTAAAACgttaagttttgttttaaagaaatgcCAACGCCTGACAATACCTAGTGTCTCAGGTTTTTTCTAGTTTTGACAAGAAAAGTCAAGCGCAGCTAACTGCAGACAACAAAATACCACTATTCATAAGGTCAATACTGTTGTGCTGCCTTCATAAAGTAAAACACTGCCACAGTTTAAAGGTAGACATACTGTAGGGTATAAACGTTGTAGGTATGTATATACACCTGTATATTTAATCCTTATAATAGTTAGTTTCCCAAAAAGAGGGCTTGCTGGTCAtgtgtgcttttctttttcttttattgttaaTGTTTCCCAGGAGACCGGGGTCAGTTTTAATGCTAGCTTTAAACTTGTTCATccactttctgtttctttaaagtgtttgtttttgctgAGACATTTGAACTAGTCGAACAAATTGGTAAAGTTTCAGTGCTTGGGCCAGAATTTACATGGCAAAGCCAGTTAATGTAATATCTTGACGTTTATCATGTTCCCTAACATGTCTAGATGTTTACAACAGAATATTGAGTTTCACTCCCCAAAGTTCTCCTTTCAACCTATAAAATCCACATGTGGCCATTTAAGAATTTCTATAAAGAAATAGGACAGTGAACATTTCGTAGCTTGGTAGATAGTTCTGTAATTTAGTTACTGCTTATGTTAATGCTTTAAATAACAGGACGGTCAGAAAGAGAACTTTAGGGTATTTACCTACAAATGCTTCTAAGACACTTCTGTCTATCATTTTAAGGACATACTTGGCATAGTTGGTCATGCATACTTATTGGAAATCACTTAGACAGTAGACAAATGGTATTGATAGTCCCGGTATTGGACCGCCAGAAAATCAATTTAAAAGGATACATCTACAGACTAAAGTCTGTCAGAAAAGCAACCCTAGGTGTAAGAGCATTTTCTTACTTGTTCCTGAATGCCTGAGTCCATGCCCTGACTTGCTCTGggcaccagaaaaaaaaactgtgaaagcTGTCAAGAATGCTTTATTGTTGATTATTTGAATATAGAGGAAACATCTATTGTAAATTTATAAATGGAAATACTATTGTAGCCAGCTgaggataaaaatgtaaaggcAAAGCAAATCTGGCATGCTTGAGCAGTTTAAAAGGAAAGCCTGTTTGCGCTGAGAATTTGGTGTGATTTTGGTACTGATCTCTTGTCCCCGTAATGTTCAAATTTCTTGAACTTGTATGTAAAAGCAACTATTGCTCCCAATgaacaatcttatcattttgattaattcacatttacattttatacagacttaaataattattttgattgtgtaaagctgctttgtgacaatgtcaattgttaaaagtgctatacaaaaaaaaattaattgaattgagTATGCATtcatctatttacaaaaatatctgAATACTGATTGACATTTTTGACTATATGAAGTTAGGGATTGACGCATCAACCCCCTTTTTACCCAATCACAGCCTGGCACTCTTCCTCCACAGGCTATGCCTTTGTGCACATGGAGAACAAGGAGGATGCGTTACAAGCCATCGAAGCCTTACATGGCACCTCGTTCAAGGGACGTCCTCTCTCCGTGGAGTTGTCTAAAGTCCAGCCCAGCAAGCAGACACCGACTGGAAAGATCCCGTGTGTTAGCTGCGGCAAACAGGGTCACTATGCTGGTGAGTGTCCCAGTGGGAAACCTGCTCTGGAGCAGTACCAGAGTCAAGCGGCGGTGTTGGCCGCTGCGGCTGCTGCTGCCGCTGGACTTCCACTTCAGGTACAGCAAAGCGTCCACAACTCGGTCTACAACACCACAACGTTTGACCCCACCTATGCTGCTTTGACTGGCTTGACTGCTGCCGGAGcgagagcagaaggagcagccACTGTCGCACCTGCTGTATATGGAGCACTAGCTAACCAAGTTTACGGAACGGTTGCTAACCAGCTCTATGGAGGCACAATGGCTAATCAAGCTCTTAGCACTGGGGCCACTGCAGCTGCCGCACAGGTCTATGGCTCTCTTAACCCTGCCCTTTATGGCCAGATGACAAGCGGAAGCGTTGCAGCGGCTGCCGCTGCCGCTGCTGCCTATGGACCGCAGGTTTACACGTCTGCAGTTGGGAACCCTGTGTTTTTAGCTGCAGCACCTAGCATGGAAGTACCTGCCGCTGCCGCAGCTGCTGCTGTTAACCCAGCCTATAGCGTAGCTTCTGCCCTCTACACCGCCAGCCCAGCTTACAGCACATTGGGAGCAGCTGACCCAACGGCCATCTTTGAAGCAGCAAGAGCTCAGTACTTTGCACAAGGACAGCAGGTACTAGCTGAGCAGCAGCAAGCTGCATCAAAATCTGGGGAAAGGGACAGGAGCCCGCTCAGAAGATCAGCACCTCTGCTTCCTGACCCGGTTATGAAGCCTTTCATGTACCAGAGGGCAAAGCGCCGCGCGCTACTGCCTACTCCTGCAGGACGGGAAGAAGCTGCCGCCCAAGAGGAGGATGCTGTTGCCAGGTGGGTTTAGCTAATGGCTAACAGAGaaatatttactatatatatatatatatatatatatatatatatatatatatatatacagtatgtctatatatgacacttgcgtgagctcatactaacggaatcactgctgtaaagtaaaacaaacaaaccacctTTGAAAAgtatcgcgacagagcagtgtttctgtgtagagcagaaacacacacacacatacacactaaaggcgagagagtatgaaacggcacagtgtcaaattacgcgcgcgtattacgcgcacacataacgagaggctgagggagaaaatggatttttaccgtctaatgagactttcttttactttacatgcgtgcacacgtgtgttataagaaacagtacatgtgcgctgtacacacacgcttacaaatacaaaataaaagatgttttacacaaGCACGTagtcagtgttatagtaaagagtacacacgtgcacggatgttgattataccagtaagagacacgcactaagtgcaggggagacgattacccacaattctgcagcacaagagagagaaaaaccgtgtGATCATATGACGctcagtgtcaaaacaagaagcacatgcgtaaTAGATGATACTTGTTTCCcgtatgtataaaaaaatatatatattaaaaatctttgctcgtcttgcggaacactcgcaagccgcgttactcgcaatctgaggtttcactgtgtgtgtgtatatatatatatatatatatatatatatatatatatatatatatatatatatatatatatatatatataaataaaaaaacaaaccagcactttacctttgaaaagaatcacgacagagcatatatatatatatatatatatatatatatatatatatataaatataaaaacgcTTCATAACTGGGTTCCCTATGTAAGGTAATCAAGCAGTTAGAGAAAAATtgcaattaaaatgaaaagtctTTACCATTTGTGTATAGTGTGTCCATGTGTATGTATGTCCTTTCTCTGTCCTTTTTCAGGTACTACGCAGAGTACTATCAACAGTACCAGCAGCTCGCCCAGTACCCCCAGTACCCCACGGTCCACTATTCAGCCCCGAGCCCACTTGCAGCGGTGTCTGCCATCCCCACGTTGTCTGCCGTTCCTGCCGCGCTCGACTCGCTCAGGCCAGTGCTGCCCGCCGCCCCCGTTCCTGCCGCTGCCGCCATCGCCGTGGCAACGTCCCGCGTGTATGAGCCGCCGCCGATTCCGCCGTCGCGCAAGGATCCCCTCCTGCGCCGCTCCGAACTCGCCCTGCACCCTCCCGAAACGCCCTTCCGATAGTGTGCACTACCTCCTACTGTCCCCCCTTCTCTCCTTGCGCCATGtctctgactgtgtgtgtatgcgtgttgTGCCTTGACGGAGAGTGTCTGCGGTCACTCTTAGCAGGGGAGacgtctgtgagtgtgtgtgtttgtgtgtgttttgtctggGTGCCTTGGCTTTTAAGGACTGTAATATCTGACCTTGGTCCTGATCACACACCCGGTGTAGCGAGTCGTGGGTTAGGAAAGGGGAAGAGTGCTCACTtttattctcacacacacacacacacaacctacaGTGTAACATTTCACATCTCAAACCTGTAGATAGCTTTAACGTGTAGGCTAAACTATTATGATGTTTTATGTATgtaagtgtttatatatatatatatatatatatatatatatatatatatatatatatatatatatatattagccaATGAATTATGCTGTACTTGAGATTTTTAAGATTTGCTTGAAATTATTAGAGGAACTATAAACCAGTTTACACATATATTAATAGAATCTGTACATAAATGTATAAAGGCGCATTGTAATTGATGTATGTTTAACTCCTGAGGTGTGTGAAGTACAGGACCAGGGTTTGGcattgtttatgtgtgtgtttgtccttaGTGTCTTTGAGACATAGTATGCGTGTTGACGTCAGTTGCATTTGTTGCATTGACGGAAtgacaggcacacacacacacacacacacacacacaccatgcattTAGGGAAACTGCCTTGATCTTCTACCACAATGCATACACACCCTTGAGAGAGGggttaaacagaaaaaaaaaaacaagagggagagagagaaaaacgaTCTGATGACGTGTATCACTAATCCCCATCCCACGTCACCCATCCTGAAAGCTGAAAGACACTGTGAATCCTTTtcgcttttatttgttttaatgtagCTACACCTGAGAAACAGGGAATAGCCAATTTGGGAAAGATAACATGGGTCGATGTGCCATAATCTGGGATCGGTCCTCTCGGCCAGTTGAGGCTGACTGGACTTTTATTCATTGACTTAACTGCCATTTTGCATTGTAGAGGCATTTTGGAAGTACTATTAATGATGATCGTGTTTTTTATGAAATGTACTAAACCGGACTCaagcatcttaaaaaaaaaaaaaaaaaaggaaaaaaaaagtccataatCTTTGTTTACAGCCATGAATGAGAAGTAGCTTTTTACAGAATGAACATGTTTATAGCCaaaatattcttaaaaaaaaaaaaatctcagtgaCTTTTTATTCTTATGCCTTATTAGAGAAATGTATAAAAGCGTGCTATTTTTTTTCGATTGTAGTCTTAAAATGTGAAACCCGACAGAAGCCAGCACAACGAAAGCGCTCTGTGTCGGTGTTGGATTTACAGAAATGGGAGATCAGTTTCTTTCAGTCTTCTGTCCCATTCGCTGTATACTATCACTAGACTGGCCCTCATGCATCCTCCATCTCTTTCCATCTTTCTTTGCATCTGTCTTTAACCGTGTGCCATGGTTACCATCGCCATCTACCTTACACAAACCTACACAATGAAGAGATGAGCGTTAGAAGGAATGTCTGAGAAAATGACGTCTTCGTTTGTGTAGTTCCTATGTACAAATATTACGGAATACTAAGGGTCTATGCATGGGctttgggaaaaaaagacaagtaACAATATATAGTGTAACcaagtatataataaaaatgtttgatctTATGAAAGTAAAGGGAGagaagtttatttttgttttgttttgtcttaacatttttttatttttttgttaatgtttcATAATTGTTTTTCTTCTGTGAAACGACTAGACTCAAATGAATGGGAGCCTTGAGAGGAAGTGAAAGGACTAGAGACTGCCCCCACTGTTCCTCTCAGTTTCTGTGGATGGGGTAAGTTGAGGGTGACCCTCGCTCTGTCCCCTTAGCTTTACCAGCCCCGAAGGAGCTGCACTACACCACGCTGCACCTTTGAGTAAATAACACCCAGCGCCACCCTCTAAAATCCTCCACAATGCGAGTTTGCTACACTGGGCAATGTTAagttgctatttttttttttgggagaaCAGCACTGGTGAAGCTTTGTGTGTATCACTTAAAATTTGTGCAATGGCTCTCAGAGATCTTGTACCCGACCCTGTCTCGAGAGTTGTTCAGCTGACGCTTTGGTTTCTGTAACGTGTTGGATGTTGTGCATGTTATAtattgattttcttttaaaaaaaatattattattattattattacaaaaccCAAGAGCGAATCTTTCTGACTTCATTGTCCCGACTGAACTAGGTCCCCCAAAGGAACTGTGGACGCCGTTGGTGGGGTGAGGACGTTTAGCGTCGCACAATGCACAGGaagctctctctgtctccatgCAGGTAAAAAGCACTGTGCTTCGCCCCACCCCCTTCCTCCTCGTCCACTGATAGCGCCTGCGCCTGTACCGAACACCTGCTCTTCTCCCCCCACTACCCCACCTCCCCCTCTAGTCTCCGCTCCTCTGTCAACATCAACACAGCCACTGGGAATCCTCCATGGGCCCAAGTTACAgcacaatataattttttttcccctaaaagaaaacactgacaGGTTTTGCTTCGCAGCTTGAGTGACAGCAGGGGCTAACAATTTGCTTCTGCTGCTTCTGTTGGGCCGATATTCATGTTGCTGCGAGGAaagagtgagtgtgttagtgtcatGAATCTTGAGTGAATGTTAGTAGTTATACCTGATaagtcaatgtgtgtgtgtgaaagtgtgaagTGACTGGTTGAAGCTGTAGTCAAGAGTGCTTGGGTGTTGGTCTGTTCAGCATCTCAAGGCTTGGCAGATGTGGAGCCCCACTTAGTATATCGCCGATCTCGCTTGTCCCCTACCCCAACTCTTCCTTTTTACActcttccttttttcctccCACCTGGCCCCCTTCCTACCCCCAAACCGTCCTGGAGTTTGTTCGCCGTACACACACAGCTTGCCGCCGTCCTCGTCGCCTTCCCAAAAACCGGCTCTCTTGAGTTTGTTCGGTGTTACGCACTTGCTGCCTAACCGCCTGAACGCACCCCTGAAGATTTTGCTAGACATGCTGTGTCAGGTACTTAAACTGATAGTTCACCCTAAAAACAACAACCTCAGACTCTGTAACTAGAGCTTCAGACAACGATGATATAACATTCTGCCCTTCCATCATGAGATCACAAGTTTGATCCACCAAACCAGTCAGTGTGGTTGTGGGAATTCATTCCAGCCAGCAGAAGCAACGTCTGATAGTCGAGGTAAATAAACAAGAGGAATCAACTTTGGCTTCTGCTTGTTTGGAGTGAAAAGCCTAGAGACACACAATCACTTTGCTAAGAAGTTTGGACCCCCCCTTAAAGGGAATGAAATAAAGAGACTTCTAGGTTAATCAGGACATGCTCTTCAGTGTAACTTCTGCTGTATGAGCACTAGTTCAAAAAGATCTGCTTGCTTCATGTTACTCAGAGGAAGCACATTGTGCCACTGATAATCCTTGATGGTTTTGACCAagaactatttttttaattcatgaaaCCCTTTCGCTTATAATTTTTGTCTAGAGCTCTTAGTTACCGTTTCTGAGATTTAGGGTGGAAAATCACTTTAACTTCCTCCTCGTGGGCTCTCAGTTGAAACCCTGTGATTACACATTGACAGTTGAAAGCCACCCTTCACCCCTAGAGGGTGTGTTAAGTGTCAGATTTTGTTCCAGAAGACCTAATCCCATCTATTAGGCATGAATTATGTAAGTCAGGTCTCCCTTTTCTGGGTGAAACTGGAACAAAAGGCTCTCGCTGTAGGCTGTAGAACGGCTCTTTCACAGGTATCGTTAACTGTCTTCAAGTAACATCCGTTAAAAGTATACACCAGATGTTGAGTTTGCTGATGAGCACACAAAAGGGACGTGAGTCGGGAGTCCAGATGGAGATAAATGCAACGTCTGGTGAATACTGACTTGAAGATTAGTGAACTTGATGTCATTTGTCTGAGGGTGTGTCTGCCGTTAACCTAGTTTTTCTAAACTTTTTTGAAGTGTTGTAATCTTCTTTGAGTTTTCAGCCTACATTAAGGATTGAGGAGGACCTCACAAAATAAGAACGTTTGACCATTCTGACTCTGCCTTTAATTATAATTGTGTTTTGTACAAGGTTACTGGTCCCacacacttagaaaaaaaatgggtttcTCAAGGGTTCTTCGCATGGTTATGGGTTTTTGCTTTCAAAAGGAACTTTTCCTGAATTTAAGATCCTCTGTTGTACAGTTATGCGTAGGTTACATGGAGATAATTACTagtatcatatatatatttgctcAGATTGGATCTGCAAGTGAGGCACCCATCTCCTGAAAATCCTTGCATGCACACATCAGTTTCTTTGGTCATTACACTATTGTGTAAAG
This genomic window contains:
- the rbm14b gene encoding RNA-binding protein 14b isoform X1, with product MDKGHTVKLFVGNLALDTTQEELSAIFESYGQVVSCSVLRQFAFVHLQGEGAAERAIRELNGREFKGRNLVVEESRGRPLHSTKVFVGNLSGMCTTVDLKELFQTFGKVLECDKVKAWHSSSTGYAFVHMENKEDALQAIEALHGTSFKGRPLSVELSKVQPSKQTPTGKIPCVSCGKQGHYAGECPSGKPALEQYQSQAAVLAAAAAAAAGLPLQVQQSVHNSVYNTTTFDPTYAALTGLTAAGARAEGAATVAPAVYGALANQVYGTVANQLYGGTMANQALSTGATAAAAQVYGSLNPALYGQMTSGSVAAAAAAAAAYGPQVYTSAVGNPVFLAAAPSMEVPAAAAAAAVNPAYSVASALYTASPAYSTLGAADPTAIFEAARAQYFAQGQQVLAEQQQAASKSGERDRSPLRRSAPLLPDPVMKPFMYQRAKRRALLPTPAGREEAAAQEEDAVARYYAEYYQQYQQLAQYPQYPTVHYSAPSPLAAVSAIPTLSAVPAALDSLRPVLPAAPVPAAAAIAVATSRVYEPPPIPPSRKDPLLRRSELALHPPETPFR
- the rbm14b gene encoding RNA-binding protein 14b isoform X2 encodes the protein MDKGHTVKLFVGNLALDTTQEELSAIFESYGQVVSCSVLRQFAFVHLQGEGAAERAIRELNGREFKGRNLVVEESRGRPLHSTKVFVGNLSGMCTTVDLKELFQTFGKVLECDKVKGYAFVHMENKEDALQAIEALHGTSFKGRPLSVELSKVQPSKQTPTGKIPCVSCGKQGHYAGECPSGKPALEQYQSQAAVLAAAAAAAAGLPLQVQQSVHNSVYNTTTFDPTYAALTGLTAAGARAEGAATVAPAVYGALANQVYGTVANQLYGGTMANQALSTGATAAAAQVYGSLNPALYGQMTSGSVAAAAAAAAAYGPQVYTSAVGNPVFLAAAPSMEVPAAAAAAAVNPAYSVASALYTASPAYSTLGAADPTAIFEAARAQYFAQGQQVLAEQQQAASKSGERDRSPLRRSAPLLPDPVMKPFMYQRAKRRALLPTPAGREEAAAQEEDAVARYYAEYYQQYQQLAQYPQYPTVHYSAPSPLAAVSAIPTLSAVPAALDSLRPVLPAAPVPAAAAIAVATSRVYEPPPIPPSRKDPLLRRSELALHPPETPFR